In one window of Meiothermus sp. DNA:
- the csm2 gene encoding type III-A CRISPR-associated protein Csm2 encodes MEFFENLEKGVYRKGLFDEDAKRWAQELRNEGQGQDKLKSSQFRNYFHEFRRLEDAFERYKREAGGDEALAWSRLTSQIELLRAKLAYGGRSNGGPLQKLPKFREKMDELLSDAKTSPKHFAVVMLFLEAVLAYFYGLEGERGGEAAPRSPERPAQGRRY; translated from the coding sequence ATGGAGTTCTTTGAGAACCTGGAGAAAGGCGTTTACAGGAAGGGGCTTTTTGACGAGGACGCCAAACGTTGGGCGCAGGAACTGAGGAACGAGGGCCAGGGTCAAGACAAACTTAAGTCGAGCCAGTTCCGTAACTATTTCCACGAGTTCCGCAGGCTCGAGGACGCCTTCGAGCGTTACAAGCGCGAGGCTGGGGGCGATGAGGCGCTGGCCTGGAGTCGGCTCACCTCCCAAATCGAGCTGCTGAGGGCAAAGTTGGCCTATGGGGGGCGCTCAAACGGCGGTCCTCTGCAAAAGCTTCCCAAGTTCCGAGAGAAGATGGACGAACTCTTATCAGATGCCAAGACAAGCCCCAAGCACTTCGCCGTGGTCATGTTGTTTTTGGAGGCAGTATTGGCCTATTTCTATGGTCTGGAAGGAGAGCGTGGGGGCGAAGCTGCCCCCCGTAGTCCAGAGCGGCCTGCTCAGGGGAGGAGGTACTAA
- a CDS encoding sugar phosphate isomerase/epimerase: protein MKLGFSPLTAGLSYPKSLDLAAQLGLFLEIAYDQHEIDPRLPGARELAEMGRAAGVGFTLHLPFVDWNIASLVPQMQQLSLERTQRAIAFGAEIGAACGVLHTGLVPLRLPEAVAHAHQLINEALERLELAIPVALENLGLSEADLLETPSDLAELLETHPRYGFCLDVGHALIQRGPSGPQEYHRLVGSRLLHLHLHDNHGHQDDHLPCGKGAVDWDWVRGALEGFAGTAALEVTGGEAGVRQSVALLLGKNLD from the coding sequence ATGAAGCTAGGTTTTAGCCCCCTTACCGCTGGCCTTAGCTACCCCAAATCCCTCGATCTGGCAGCGCAGCTTGGCCTTTTTCTGGAGATTGCCTACGACCAACACGAGATAGACCCTCGGCTGCCCGGGGCCCGCGAGCTAGCCGAGATGGGCCGAGCAGCCGGGGTGGGCTTTACGCTGCACCTGCCGTTTGTGGACTGGAACATCGCCTCGCTGGTGCCGCAAATGCAGCAGCTTTCCCTCGAGCGCACCCAGCGGGCTATTGCCTTTGGGGCCGAGATAGGGGCCGCCTGCGGGGTACTGCACACCGGCTTGGTGCCCCTGCGCCTGCCCGAGGCGGTCGCGCATGCCCACCAACTGATAAACGAAGCACTCGAGCGGCTGGAGTTGGCCATACCGGTAGCGCTGGAAAACCTGGGCCTAAGCGAAGCCGATCTGCTGGAAACCCCAAGCGATCTAGCAGAGCTGCTGGAGACCCACCCTCGGTATGGCTTCTGTTTGGACGTGGGGCACGCCCTTATCCAGCGCGGCCCCAGCGGCCCGCAAGAATACCACCGCCTAGTGGGCAGCCGCCTGCTACATCTTCACCTGCACGACAACCACGGCCACCAGGACGATCACCTGCCCTGCGGCAAGGGTGCGGTGGACTGGGACTGGGTGCGGGGGGCGCTGGAGGGGTTTGCAGGAACGGCGGCCCTCGAGGTCACCGGCGGCGAAGCGGGTGTGCGCCAGAGCGTAGCTTTATTGCTCGGAAAAAATTTGGACTAG
- a CDS encoding cytochrome c yields the protein MPIERIEVYLDGGTEPVQVLTQPPFKVTYDTRSLSDGEHLLRVVTHYTNGTKEVKEVPFKVANTPGVLLQGLEEGKEVSGTLDVTLRVADPDVKPTRERFPGLGAAIATAAILGGVWLFFAATGVTNKTLEEVAKPPAAAEAGAHGGDHGGAVAAVDEALKTKGEAVYSASCAGCHQATGKGLPGVFPALDGSKNVADKAYTINILLKGKGGMPAFAQLSDEELAGVATYIKNSWSNKFGGVTPDEFKAAR from the coding sequence ATGCCAATTGAGCGTATCGAAGTCTATCTAGATGGTGGCACCGAGCCCGTGCAGGTGCTCACCCAACCCCCCTTCAAAGTAACCTACGACACCCGCTCGCTAAGCGATGGGGAGCACCTGCTTCGAGTAGTCACCCACTACACCAATGGGACCAAAGAAGTAAAGGAAGTGCCCTTCAAGGTGGCCAACACCCCCGGGGTGCTGCTGCAGGGCCTCGAGGAGGGCAAAGAAGTCTCGGGCACCCTGGACGTAACCCTGCGGGTCGCCGACCCGGATGTCAAGCCCACCCGCGAACGCTTCCCGGGGCTGGGGGCGGCCATTGCCACCGCGGCCATCCTGGGTGGGGTCTGGCTCTTCTTTGCCGCCACCGGCGTGACCAATAAGACCCTCGAGGAAGTGGCCAAACCCCCCGCCGCCGCCGAGGCCGGGGCACATGGGGGCGACCACGGGGGCGCTGTCGCTGCGGTAGACGAAGCCCTCAAAACCAAGGGCGAGGCCGTTTACAGCGCCAGCTGCGCCGGCTGCCACCAGGCCACCGGCAAAGGGCTGCCGGGGGTCTTCCCGGCCCTGGATGGCAGCAAAAACGTGGCCGACAAGGCCTACACCATCAACATCCTGCTCAAAGGCAAGGGCGGGATGCCCGCCTTCGCCCAACTTTCCGACGAGGAACTCGCCGGCGTGGCTACCTACATCAAGAACAGCTGGAGCAACAAGTTCGGCGGGGTGACGCCCGATGAGTTCAAGGCGGCCCGCTAA
- a CDS encoding cytochrome C: MYRNDTVVPYFALVFSAALFLMAYLNNQMRVVHEAGVVPHLTVGNIGLIAFAIVLFTYGFIGLLSNWLEGSELRPGMHDPEPSSLPMVAGVVLSILLVVLSGFFVRTLVFANNPEIGYYNATTLQAGVFGAMMLILAILIAIYKKFFMQEEVLAEDEKGDFPW; encoded by the coding sequence ATGTATCGGAATGACACCGTAGTGCCCTACTTTGCCCTGGTTTTTTCGGCGGCCCTGTTTCTGATGGCTTACCTGAACAACCAGATGCGGGTCGTCCACGAGGCCGGGGTCGTGCCTCACCTCACCGTGGGTAACATTGGGCTGATTGCCTTCGCCATCGTGCTCTTCACCTATGGCTTCATCGGGCTCTTGAGCAACTGGCTCGAGGGCTCCGAACTGCGCCCCGGCATGCACGACCCCGAACCCAGCAGCCTGCCCATGGTGGCGGGGGTAGTGCTCTCGATCCTGCTGGTGGTGCTTTCGGGCTTCTTTGTGCGCACCCTAGTCTTTGCCAACAACCCTGAGATCGGTTACTACAACGCCACCACCTTACAAGCAGGGGTTTTTGGCGCAATGATGCTCATCCTCGCGATCTTGATTGCCATCTACAAAAAATTCTTTATGCAAGAGGAAGTCCTGGCCGAGGACGAAAAAGGCGACTTCCCCTGGTGA
- a CDS encoding Rieske 2Fe-2S domain-containing protein → MADHEATAHHHEHHPEDPQAQATRRAILQAAIGVSAGAAVLSTLWVGAGLVPREEKIPSKEPVAAGDILVFATGPKAEQEITLDDLRAAQGEKIPFIIAFPKSPENVVKKDLITNTLMVILADPAKMSPETKQYASPEGVLAYSAVCKHLGCTVSQWQNDTWLCPCHGGKYDIYNQAKVVGGPVPAPVPQLPIKVEGGKVVVAGEFLGKPGADV, encoded by the coding sequence ATGGCTGATCACGAAGCCACAGCCCATCACCACGAGCACCACCCCGAAGACCCGCAGGCCCAAGCCACCCGTCGGGCCATTCTGCAGGCAGCCATCGGGGTAAGCGCGGGTGCTGCGGTACTTTCCACCCTGTGGGTGGGGGCGGGCCTGGTGCCGCGCGAGGAAAAGATTCCCAGCAAAGAACCCGTGGCCGCAGGCGACATTCTGGTATTTGCCACCGGCCCCAAGGCCGAACAGGAGATCACCCTGGACGACCTGCGGGCTGCGCAAGGCGAAAAAATACCGTTCATTATCGCTTTCCCCAAAAGCCCCGAGAATGTAGTCAAAAAAGACCTGATCACCAACACCCTAATGGTGATTCTGGCCGACCCGGCCAAAATGAGCCCCGAAACCAAGCAGTATGCCTCGCCCGAGGGGGTGCTGGCCTACTCGGCGGTATGCAAACACCTCGGCTGCACCGTCAGCCAGTGGCAAAACGACACCTGGCTTTGCCCCTGCCACGGTGGTAAGTACGACATCTACAACCAGGCCAAGGTGGTAGGTGGGCCTGTACCCGCGCCCGTTCCCCAACTGCCCATCAAGGTCGAAGGGGGCAAGGTAGTGGTGGCGGGCGAGTTTTTGGGCAAGCCAGGGGCCGATGTCTAG
- the cas10 gene encoding type III-A CRISPR-associated protein Cas10/Csm1, giving the protein MDSNTPNKLALAGLLHDLGKVYQRAYWGQPPEGISDWSHPAYTEWAIRKWKRLFSDNEWLAQTAARHHEGWREKPQWQPQTPEQWCVALADTYASKERREVDEKGGHPIATPLEPVLAGLRVQEAYGQRGWGYSMVRASQEVGQKPGEAYPEAKPNISGDTYWRVAERLEARLAELDKLNLNLGALVSNLQGIFQELLWNVPSDTQGEPGVSLYDHLRLTGAISAALWAYHGGSPSIEALRDENPEKFLLVLGDLGGIQSHIYRIQGAQTGVGGLAKRLRARSLEVSLAAEAMGLELLRRTGLTTLQRIMSAGGKFYLLLPNTPEVQQALTEVRREWEAWALQQGATLLPFLAAHAFAPAGFKAFSQVLQEAHRKLSEAKLKPLQSRLDDFYLSKGTQSLRPCRACGVRPAKSATDELCYGCERDAHLGRLIPKRQEIGFFSQNAPEPHYRFPGLRVALKGSSDHTLRTRPDFTPAAHPWEVRLLAGHVPTLKDALGAGRWCDLNEYQVWAKEQKLWEEEEGGREASDPLTLAELAEFSTGAKYLGALMLDADRMGEAFATGFVDEKGQDHSSPSRMASLSRMLELFFAGEVLELIKNPKTYQQRLGWDDLTAGEKVRRYPLIYSVYAGGDDLFLLGPWDVLLEFALDLEALYRLFTQHPKLTLSGGFVLVNPSLPIPLLAEAVQEAEKAAKAAGRDRLHLFGQSVPWAELRGLVGWVRDFRSHLQAEGKEGMTSALAYRLLRLWRQHQQGDPAQQMRYKPLLAYTLRERKEEIRQHYLRLTDHTHTAWAHLPVWVQWGLYLER; this is encoded by the coding sequence ATGGACTCGAACACTCCAAATAAACTTGCGCTGGCAGGGCTTCTGCACGACCTGGGCAAGGTTTACCAGCGGGCTTATTGGGGGCAGCCGCCTGAAGGCATTTCGGACTGGAGCCACCCGGCCTATACCGAGTGGGCCATTCGCAAATGGAAACGGCTTTTTTCCGACAACGAATGGTTGGCCCAGACAGCAGCCCGCCACCACGAGGGCTGGCGGGAAAAGCCCCAGTGGCAGCCCCAGACTCCGGAGCAGTGGTGCGTGGCCCTGGCCGATACCTATGCCTCAAAAGAGCGTAGGGAAGTGGACGAGAAGGGTGGGCATCCTATAGCAACCCCTCTCGAGCCGGTGCTAGCAGGCTTGCGGGTGCAAGAGGCGTATGGCCAGCGGGGTTGGGGCTACAGCATGGTGCGGGCCAGCCAGGAAGTGGGCCAGAAACCGGGCGAAGCCTACCCGGAGGCAAAGCCCAACATTTCGGGCGACACCTACTGGCGGGTGGCCGAGCGGCTCGAGGCGCGTCTGGCGGAGCTGGACAAGCTCAACCTGAACCTTGGGGCTTTAGTATCTAACCTGCAGGGCATTTTTCAAGAGCTTTTGTGGAACGTGCCCTCGGACACCCAGGGTGAACCGGGCGTTTCGCTTTACGACCACCTGCGGCTAACCGGAGCCATTTCAGCGGCGCTTTGGGCTTATCACGGCGGGTCGCCGAGCATCGAAGCCCTTCGGGACGAGAACCCCGAAAAGTTCTTGCTGGTGCTGGGTGATCTGGGCGGCATCCAGAGCCATATTTACCGCATCCAGGGGGCCCAGACTGGGGTGGGCGGCCTTGCTAAACGGCTTCGGGCGCGCAGCCTCGAGGTCTCCCTGGCCGCTGAGGCTATGGGCCTGGAACTCCTGCGGCGCACCGGTTTGACCACTTTACAGCGCATCATGAGCGCAGGGGGCAAGTTCTACCTGCTTTTGCCCAATACCCCAGAAGTTCAGCAGGCCCTAACCGAGGTGCGCCGGGAGTGGGAAGCATGGGCCTTGCAGCAAGGAGCTACTTTGCTACCTTTCCTGGCTGCGCATGCTTTTGCCCCGGCAGGCTTCAAGGCTTTTAGCCAGGTGCTTCAGGAAGCCCACCGCAAGCTATCCGAGGCCAAGCTCAAGCCCCTGCAAAGCCGGCTCGATGACTTTTATCTGAGCAAAGGTACGCAGAGCTTGCGCCCCTGCCGGGCCTGCGGGGTGCGGCCCGCCAAGTCCGCTACCGACGAGCTCTGCTATGGCTGTGAGCGCGATGCGCACTTGGGCCGCCTGATTCCTAAGCGGCAAGAGATCGGCTTTTTCTCTCAAAACGCCCCTGAGCCCCACTACCGCTTTCCCGGCCTGCGGGTAGCGCTGAAGGGTTCCAGTGATCACACCCTGCGCACCCGCCCGGACTTCACCCCCGCTGCCCACCCCTGGGAGGTGCGGCTTCTGGCCGGGCATGTCCCCACGCTAAAAGACGCCCTGGGCGCGGGGCGTTGGTGCGATCTGAACGAGTACCAGGTTTGGGCTAAGGAACAGAAGCTCTGGGAGGAGGAGGAAGGCGGGCGCGAAGCCAGCGACCCCCTCACCCTGGCCGAGCTGGCCGAGTTCTCTACTGGGGCAAAGTACCTGGGGGCCCTGATGCTGGACGCCGACCGCATGGGCGAGGCCTTTGCCACCGGCTTTGTGGATGAAAAGGGCCAAGACCACAGCAGCCCCAGCCGCATGGCAAGCCTTTCGCGGATGCTCGAGCTCTTCTTCGCGGGCGAGGTGCTGGAGCTGATCAAGAACCCCAAAACCTACCAGCAACGCTTGGGCTGGGACGATCTAACCGCTGGGGAAAAAGTCCGACGCTACCCCCTCATCTACTCGGTCTATGCCGGGGGCGACGACCTCTTCTTGCTGGGGCCGTGGGATGTGCTCTTGGAGTTTGCCCTGGATCTGGAAGCCCTCTACCGGCTGTTTACCCAGCACCCCAAGCTCACCCTTTCGGGCGGCTTTGTGCTGGTAAACCCCTCGCTGCCCATCCCGCTTTTGGCCGAGGCGGTGCAGGAAGCCGAGAAGGCCGCCAAAGCTGCCGGGCGCGACCGGCTCCACCTGTTCGGTCAGAGCGTGCCCTGGGCCGAGCTGCGCGGCCTGGTGGGGTGGGTGCGGGATTTCCGCAGTCATCTGCAAGCCGAGGGCAAGGAAGGCATGACCAGCGCCTTGGCCTACCGGCTGCTTCGGCTGTGGCGGCAACACCAGCAAGGCGACCCGGCCCAGCAAATGCGCTACAAGCCCTTGCTGGCCTACACCCTGCGCGAGCGGAAGGAGGAGATACGCCAGCACTACCTACGGCTAACCGACCATACCCATACAGCCTGGGCGCACCTGCCGGTGTGGGTGCAGTGGGGGCTTTATCTGGAGCGCTAA